The Streptomyces phaeolivaceus genome has a window encoding:
- a CDS encoding N-acetylneuraminate synthase family protein yields the protein MSTNSRLRTFGSKTAGPGHPVYVVGEIGINHNGELENAFKLIDAAAEAGCDAVKFQKRTPEICTPRDQWDIERDTPWGRMTYIDYRHRVEFGEDEYRQIDDYAKSKNIDWFASPWDTEAVAFLEKFDVPAHKVASASLTDDELLRSLRGTGRTIILSTGMSTPKQIRHAVEILGSDNILLCHATSTYPAQAEELNLRVINTLQAEYPNVPIGYSGHETGLQTTLAAVALGATFVERHITLDRAMWGSDQAASVEPQGLTRLVRDIRTIEASLGDGVKKVYDSELGPMKKLRRVTGVVAEAEIAAAAGEPVGV from the coding sequence ATGAGCACCAACTCCCGTCTGCGCACGTTCGGTTCGAAGACCGCCGGCCCCGGCCACCCCGTCTACGTGGTCGGCGAGATCGGCATCAACCACAACGGTGAGCTGGAGAACGCCTTCAAGCTGATCGACGCCGCCGCCGAGGCCGGCTGCGACGCCGTCAAGTTCCAGAAGCGCACCCCCGAGATCTGCACCCCCCGCGACCAGTGGGACATCGAGCGCGACACCCCCTGGGGCCGGATGACCTACATCGACTACCGCCACCGCGTGGAGTTCGGTGAGGACGAGTACCGCCAGATCGACGACTACGCCAAGAGCAAGAACATCGACTGGTTCGCCTCCCCGTGGGACACCGAGGCCGTCGCCTTCCTGGAGAAGTTCGACGTCCCCGCCCACAAGGTGGCCTCCGCCTCCCTGACCGACGACGAGCTGCTGCGCTCCCTGCGCGGCACCGGCCGCACGATCATCCTCTCCACCGGCATGTCGACGCCGAAGCAGATCCGCCACGCGGTCGAGATCCTCGGCTCGGACAACATCCTGCTCTGCCACGCCACTTCCACGTACCCGGCGCAGGCGGAGGAGCTGAACCTCCGCGTCATCAACACCCTCCAGGCCGAGTACCCGAACGTCCCGATCGGCTACTCCGGCCACGAGACGGGCCTGCAGACCACGCTCGCCGCCGTCGCCCTCGGCGCCACCTTCGTCGAGCGCCACATCACCCTCGACCGCGCGATGTGGGGCTCCGACCAGGCCGCCTCCGTCGAGCCCCAGGGCCTGACCCGCCTGGTCCGCGACATCCGCACCATCGAGGCCTCCCTCGGCGACGGCGTCAAGAAGGTCTACGACTCCGAGCTGGGCCCGATGAAGAAGCTGCGCCGGGTCACCGGCGTCGTCGCCGAGGCGGAGATCGCGGCGGCGGCGGGCGAGCCGGTCGGCGTCTGA
- a CDS encoding alpha-2,8-polysialyltransferase family protein, which produces MTTQIFMASTLYGTATLAAALDTECFRPASRRILLISNNAATPETAPALDEMPGFERLRGRFDEVISWNETISPFHPGGWSPRLDDVPLWERHLRLLWNLGDDDVELAVESIQVHPALGFTQIFTGAPVTVYADGLMSYGPTRNKIDPLVGTRIDRLLHLDLVPDLRPILLTEFGVGAEIVPTDAFVKVLAELVDTGDTLPVIEEPALLLGQYLSALNILTAEEEEELHVTMLKGAVALGHTRVVFKPHPSAPARWSRGLEKEAERLGAELTVLDTPVLAEVLYQRMRPALVVGCFSTALLTASALYGLPVARVGTGTLLDRLAPYENSNRVPVTIVDALLPELSDREAVTSQRPGTKVADLDGLVRAVGFAMQSKIYPSLRAETAAYLTKHLSPHTLRYFKRRRLTSLGLPGGIPVQLAFIPRNATVRRVARRARSLKRATLG; this is translated from the coding sequence GTGACCACGCAGATCTTCATGGCGTCCACGCTGTACGGCACGGCGACGCTGGCCGCGGCCCTGGACACCGAGTGCTTCCGCCCCGCGTCCCGGCGCATCCTGCTGATCTCCAACAACGCGGCCACGCCCGAGACGGCGCCCGCCCTGGACGAGATGCCCGGCTTCGAGCGGCTGCGCGGCCGGTTCGACGAGGTGATCTCCTGGAACGAGACCATCTCCCCGTTCCACCCGGGCGGCTGGTCCCCGCGCCTGGACGACGTCCCGCTGTGGGAGCGGCATCTGCGGCTGCTGTGGAACCTGGGCGACGACGACGTCGAGCTGGCCGTGGAGTCCATCCAGGTCCACCCGGCGCTCGGCTTCACCCAGATCTTCACCGGCGCCCCGGTGACCGTGTACGCGGACGGCCTGATGAGCTACGGCCCCACCCGCAACAAGATCGACCCGCTGGTCGGCACCCGTATCGACCGGCTCCTCCACCTGGACCTGGTGCCGGACCTGAGGCCGATACTGCTCACCGAGTTCGGCGTCGGGGCGGAGATCGTGCCCACGGACGCCTTCGTGAAGGTGCTGGCGGAACTGGTCGACACCGGTGACACGCTGCCGGTGATCGAGGAGCCGGCGCTGCTGCTCGGCCAGTACCTCTCCGCGCTCAACATCCTCACCGCCGAGGAGGAGGAAGAACTCCACGTCACGATGTTGAAGGGCGCGGTCGCGCTCGGGCACACCCGCGTGGTGTTCAAGCCGCACCCGAGCGCCCCGGCGCGCTGGTCGCGCGGTCTGGAGAAGGAGGCGGAGCGGCTCGGCGCCGAGCTGACCGTGCTGGACACGCCGGTCCTCGCCGAGGTGCTCTACCAGCGGATGCGTCCGGCCCTCGTCGTCGGCTGCTTCTCCACGGCCCTGCTCACCGCCTCCGCGCTGTACGGCCTGCCGGTCGCCCGCGTCGGCACGGGCACCCTGCTGGACCGGCTCGCCCCGTACGAGAACAGCAACCGGGTGCCCGTCACGATCGTGGACGCGCTGCTGCCGGAGCTGAGCGACCGGGAGGCGGTCACCTCGCAGCGGCCGGGCACGAAGGTGGCGGACCTCGACGGGCTGGTGCGGGCGGTGGGGTTCGCGATGCAGTCGAAGATCTACCCCTCGCTGCGCGCGGAGACCGCCGCGTATCTGACGAAGCATCTGAGCCCGCACACCCTGCGGTACTTCAAGCGGCGACGGCTGACCTCGCTGGGGTTGCCCGGTGGGATTCCGGTGCAGCTGGCCTTCATTCCGCGCAACGCGACCGTGCGAAGAGTCGCGCGGCGGGCCCGGTCCCTCAAGCGAGCCACTCTGGGGTGA
- a CDS encoding DUF6716 putative glycosyltransferase, whose translation MPASATNALRVAVLADSDTRWKWGALTAHRLAPEGSDLRLDGFLLRGRATPTARQLQEVGVSPDSLREVTGLEFLRAVKEDTKEDKEEGKEDTDEQPYDVVLLSLVGGGVQAMLHGLRRAWAGRRKRPVVVTGYVGVVYEKLADGLLLRHGADLVLANSRQDADRFRAVYEGVGADAGSVTEVALPFLGGRPYAGAEDPSAEQGRRPYTVVFAVQPSVPDNRRDRTYLLNRLVRHAKLHPDREVLLKLRSKPGEHTTHIEELPYQKLAEKLPGGLPANFRLAYGNMGEVLDTTDLLVTISSTAALESLHRRIPTVVLTDLGIRETLGNHHFVGSGCLASWDQLDAGYEPAPDPEWVARQGVVADGSYATAFDAARDRIAKLVAADRLPPLEPYYTPVTAPGYLPGILARHHLGPDGDPLPGAPAADKQAGPVRQIVRRAARGAYRHGVQRVAPVIRRMGEL comes from the coding sequence GTGCCAGCAAGTGCAACGAACGCCCTGCGAGTCGCCGTACTCGCGGACTCCGACACCCGGTGGAAATGGGGCGCGCTCACCGCGCACCGTCTCGCTCCGGAAGGCTCGGACCTCCGCCTCGACGGCTTCCTCCTGCGCGGCCGAGCCACCCCGACGGCCCGTCAGCTGCAGGAGGTCGGGGTCAGCCCCGACTCCCTGCGCGAGGTGACCGGCCTCGAATTCCTGCGCGCCGTGAAGGAGGACACGAAGGAGGACAAGGAGGAGGGCAAGGAGGACACGGACGAGCAGCCGTACGACGTCGTCCTGCTCTCCCTCGTCGGCGGGGGCGTCCAGGCCATGCTGCACGGCCTGCGCCGGGCCTGGGCCGGGCGCCGGAAGCGGCCCGTGGTCGTCACCGGCTATGTCGGGGTCGTCTACGAGAAGCTCGCCGACGGTCTGCTGCTGCGGCACGGCGCGGACCTGGTCCTCGCCAACTCCCGCCAGGACGCGGACCGCTTCCGGGCGGTGTACGAGGGCGTGGGCGCCGACGCCGGCTCGGTCACCGAGGTCGCGCTGCCCTTCCTGGGCGGCAGGCCCTACGCCGGCGCCGAGGACCCGTCTGCGGAGCAAGGGCGCAGGCCCTACACGGTCGTCTTCGCCGTACAGCCGTCCGTCCCGGACAACCGCAGGGACCGTACGTACCTGCTGAACCGGCTCGTGAGGCACGCGAAGCTGCACCCGGACCGCGAGGTGCTGCTGAAGCTGCGCTCCAAGCCGGGCGAGCACACCACGCACATCGAGGAACTGCCGTACCAGAAGCTGGCGGAGAAGCTGCCCGGCGGTCTGCCGGCCAACTTCCGGCTCGCGTACGGGAACATGGGCGAGGTCCTCGACACCACCGACCTGCTGGTCACCATCAGCTCCACGGCCGCCCTGGAGTCGCTGCACCGCCGGATCCCCACCGTCGTCCTCACCGACCTCGGCATCCGCGAGACCCTCGGCAACCACCACTTCGTGGGCTCCGGCTGCCTCGCCTCCTGGGACCAGCTGGACGCCGGGTACGAGCCGGCGCCGGACCCGGAGTGGGTGGCCCGGCAGGGTGTCGTCGCCGACGGGTCCTACGCGACCGCCTTCGACGCGGCCCGCGACCGCATCGCCAAGCTGGTCGCGGCCGACCGGCTGCCGCCGCTGGAGCCCTACTACACACCCGTCACCGCGCCCGGCTATCTGCCCGGCATCCTCGCCCGCCACCACCTCGGCCCCGACGGCGACCCGCTGCCCGGGGCGCCCGCCGCCGACAAGCAGGCCGGGCCCGTACGGCAGATCGTGCGCCGGGCGGCGCGCGGCGCCTACCGCCACGGAGTGCAGCGCGTGGCCCCCGTCATCCGCCGGATGGGGGAGCTGTGA
- a CDS encoding glycosyltransferase family 2 protein, which yields MVKLSVIVPFYNVQQYAPDTLKSLRANARDDFEFILVDDCSRDETPDILARAERELPGAVYVRHEKNGGLATARNTGIDKARGQYLTFLDGDDWLAPGYYSRLLGAIEDLGCDFVRTDHVQCTARARSVHRVPNGRRGVVMNPRDAILPADRSTSVDYAFAWAGIYHRRLVDKGVLHFTHGLRTAEDRPWIWKLHREADSFATVGLLGVFYRRGVASSLTQIGDVRQLDFIRAFDQVIAETAKDRDADKLLPKAVRTYCAIISHHLGSIERFEPAVARKLKSMSAVALRRMPQDVLDEALDSMDVQRATRLRRLRRRPAAAGVAA from the coding sequence GTGGTCAAGCTCTCCGTCATCGTGCCGTTCTACAACGTGCAGCAATACGCGCCCGACACCCTGAAGAGTCTCAGAGCCAACGCTCGTGACGACTTCGAATTCATTCTCGTCGACGACTGCTCCCGCGACGAGACACCGGACATCCTCGCGCGCGCGGAGCGCGAGCTGCCGGGGGCGGTGTATGTCAGACACGAGAAGAACGGAGGACTGGCGACCGCGCGCAACACGGGCATCGACAAGGCCCGCGGTCAGTACCTGACGTTCCTCGACGGGGACGACTGGCTCGCCCCCGGCTACTACTCCCGACTGCTGGGCGCCATCGAGGACCTGGGCTGCGACTTCGTGCGTACGGACCATGTCCAGTGCACCGCGCGGGCCCGTTCCGTCCACCGGGTTCCCAACGGCCGGCGGGGCGTGGTGATGAACCCGCGGGACGCGATCCTGCCCGCCGACCGCTCCACCTCCGTCGACTACGCGTTCGCCTGGGCGGGCATCTACCACCGCCGGCTGGTCGACAAGGGTGTGTTGCACTTCACTCACGGGCTGCGCACGGCCGAGGACCGGCCGTGGATCTGGAAACTCCACCGGGAGGCCGATTCCTTCGCCACGGTGGGGCTGCTCGGCGTCTTCTACCGACGCGGTGTGGCATCGTCCCTGACCCAGATCGGCGACGTACGCCAGCTCGATTTCATTCGCGCATTCGACCAGGTCATCGCGGAAACGGCGAAGGACCGGGACGCCGACAAACTACTCCCCAAGGCCGTGCGCACATATTGCGCGATTATCTCCCACCATTTGGGATCCATCGAAAGGTTCGAGCCGGCGGTGGCACGGAAACTGAAGTCGATGAGCGCGGTCGCGCTGCGCCGAATGCCGCAGGACGTGCTGGACGAGGCCCTCGACTCGATGGACGTCCAGCGCGCCACCCGGCTGCGCCGGCTGCGCCGCCGTCCCGCCGCCGCGGGGGTAGCCGCGTGA
- a CDS encoding N-acylneuraminate cytidylyltransferase, with protein sequence MSNPEAEPAPSVRRVLAVIPARGGSKGVPAKNLAPVGGVPLVARAVRECLGARLVTDVVVSTDDHAIAAAARVSGAEVVLRPAAIAGDTATSEAAVLHALDAHEALHGSPVDVVLLVQCTSPFILREDIDGVARAVVEHGADTALTVAPFHGFIWRDTADEPQIAEAARTGAADGASIDGTGPVDGTGPVDGTESEGGYGVNHDKSFRPRRQDRPQDLLETGAAYAMDAAGLRKHQHRFFGRTELVRTDPARVLEIDDPHDLARAQALAPLFDADRPGALPTAADIDAVVLDFDGTQTDDRVLIDSEGREFVSVHRGDGLGIAALRKSGLTMLILSSEKNPVVAARARKLQIPVLHGIDRKDLALKQWCEEQGIAPERVLYVGNDVNDLPCFALVGWPVAVGSAHDVVRGAARAITTVPGGEGAIREIAGWILGPSLDSLDSLTS encoded by the coding sequence ATGTCCAACCCGGAAGCGGAACCGGCGCCTTCCGTCCGCCGCGTCCTCGCCGTGATCCCCGCGCGCGGCGGCTCCAAGGGCGTCCCCGCCAAGAACCTCGCCCCCGTCGGCGGTGTTCCGCTGGTGGCCCGCGCGGTGCGCGAGTGCCTCGGCGCCCGGCTGGTGACCGATGTCGTCGTCTCCACCGACGACCACGCCATCGCCGCCGCCGCCCGGGTCTCCGGCGCCGAGGTCGTCCTGCGGCCCGCCGCCATCGCCGGTGACACCGCCACCTCCGAGGCCGCTGTCCTGCACGCCCTGGACGCCCACGAGGCCCTGCACGGCTCGCCGGTCGACGTCGTCCTGCTCGTGCAGTGCACCAGCCCGTTCATCCTCCGCGAGGACATCGACGGCGTGGCCCGCGCCGTCGTGGAACACGGCGCCGACACCGCCCTCACCGTCGCCCCCTTCCACGGCTTCATCTGGCGGGACACCGCCGACGAGCCCCAGATCGCCGAAGCCGCCCGCACGGGAGCCGCGGACGGCGCGTCGATCGACGGCACCGGACCGGTCGACGGCACCGGACCGGTCGACGGCACGGAGTCGGAGGGCGGCTACGGCGTCAACCACGACAAGTCGTTCCGCCCCCGCCGCCAGGACCGCCCGCAGGACCTGCTGGAGACCGGCGCCGCCTACGCCATGGACGCGGCCGGACTGCGCAAGCACCAGCACCGCTTCTTCGGCCGTACGGAACTCGTCCGCACCGACCCCGCCCGGGTCCTGGAGATCGACGACCCGCACGACCTCGCCCGCGCCCAGGCACTCGCGCCGCTCTTCGACGCGGACCGCCCCGGCGCCCTCCCGACCGCCGCCGACATCGACGCGGTCGTCCTCGACTTCGACGGCACCCAGACCGACGACAGGGTGCTGATCGACTCCGAGGGACGGGAGTTCGTCTCCGTGCACCGCGGCGACGGACTCGGTATCGCGGCCCTCCGCAAGAGCGGCCTCACGATGCTGATCCTGTCCTCGGAGAAGAACCCGGTCGTCGCCGCACGGGCCCGGAAGCTGCAGATCCCGGTCCTCCACGGCATCGACCGGAAAGACCTCGCACTGAAGCAGTGGTGCGAGGAGCAGGGCATCGCGCCGGAGCGCGTGCTCTACGTCGGCAACGACGTCAACGACCTCCCGTGCTTCGCCCTCGTGGGCTGGCCCGTGGCGGTCGGCAGCGCCCACGACGTCGTACGCGGCGCCGCACGCGCGATCACCACCGTCCCCGGTGGCGAAGGCGCGATCCGGGAGATCGCCGGCTGGATCCTCGGCCCCTCCCTCGACTCTCTCGACTCCCTCACCAGTTAA
- a CDS encoding low temperature requirement protein A, with protein sequence MTTHGERTRLTPTADDHRVTPAELFFDLVFVYAITQVTALMAADPTALRLLGGMVVLALLWWCWCCFAWLGNVVRADSGGMFAVLVAVMAVVLVVSLTVPEVYDDAPGGLDAPLLFVACYGAVRVLHLVTYWLSASDDTALRATLRRTALLSVLPPFTLLLVGAAFDGVTRILIWLAAVIIDYAGIFITGRSGWRLASPAHFSERHGLIVIIALGESIVAIGVGVTGHPVSVPVVAAAALGLLAVAALWRLYFHGVAEPAEHRLAELTGDDRTVLARDVYTFLHLPLVAGVVITALGMKKTLHQVADTDHYGLAEPLHGMPAWALPGGTGLFLLAAAAILLRTTGRPTPALLATGTACVAAGPLIPHIPALAALAALTATITAVLLLHTHPARPTTPETPFQPPAAD encoded by the coding sequence GTGACGACACACGGCGAACGCACCCGGCTGACACCCACGGCGGACGACCACAGGGTCACCCCCGCCGAACTCTTCTTCGACCTCGTCTTCGTCTACGCGATCACCCAGGTCACCGCCCTGATGGCCGCCGACCCCACCGCCCTGCGGCTGCTGGGCGGCATGGTCGTCCTCGCCCTCCTGTGGTGGTGCTGGTGCTGCTTCGCCTGGCTCGGCAACGTCGTCCGCGCCGACTCCGGCGGCATGTTCGCCGTCCTGGTCGCGGTGATGGCGGTCGTCCTGGTGGTCTCGCTCACGGTCCCCGAGGTCTACGACGACGCCCCGGGCGGCCTGGACGCGCCCCTGCTCTTCGTGGCCTGCTACGGCGCGGTCCGCGTGCTGCACCTGGTGACCTACTGGCTCTCCGCCTCCGACGACACGGCCCTGCGCGCCACCCTGCGCCGTACCGCCCTGCTCTCGGTGCTCCCGCCGTTCACCCTGCTGCTGGTGGGCGCGGCCTTCGACGGCGTCACCCGGATCCTGATCTGGCTGGCCGCGGTGATCATCGACTACGCGGGCATCTTCATCACCGGGAGATCGGGCTGGCGCCTGGCCTCCCCCGCCCACTTCTCCGAACGCCACGGCCTGATCGTCATCATCGCGCTGGGCGAGTCCATCGTCGCGATCGGCGTCGGTGTCACCGGCCATCCGGTGTCCGTCCCGGTGGTGGCCGCCGCCGCCCTCGGCCTGCTGGCCGTCGCGGCCCTCTGGCGGCTGTACTTCCACGGTGTCGCCGAGCCGGCCGAGCACCGCCTCGCCGAACTGACCGGCGACGACCGCACGGTCCTGGCCCGCGACGTCTACACCTTCCTCCACCTGCCGCTGGTGGCCGGTGTCGTGATCACCGCCCTCGGCATGAAGAAGACCCTCCACCAGGTCGCCGACACGGACCACTACGGCCTGGCCGAGCCCCTCCACGGGATGCCCGCCTGGGCCCTGCCGGGCGGCACGGGCCTCTTCCTCCTCGCCGCCGCCGCGATCCTGCTCCGCACCACGGGCCGCCCCACCCCGGCCCTCCTCGCCACCGGCACGGCCTGCGTGGCAGCGGGCCCCCTGATCCCCCACATCCCAGCCCTCGCCGCCCTCGCCGCCCTGACCGCCACGATCACCGCCGTACTCCTCCTGCACACCCACCCAGCCCGGCCCACAACCCCCGAGACCCCATTCCAGCCACCGGCTGCCGACTGA